The Engystomops pustulosus chromosome 4, aEngPut4.maternal, whole genome shotgun sequence genome contains a region encoding:
- the WDR76 gene encoding WD repeat-containing protein 76 isoform X1 translates to MSHRRKQPLEQYHKQEEATAKKKRSSLVSDCLMKAPIVLLNDFQLELVHQSKKPKEKNPGIGEHSHQKKQGPKTDGDFSAPPLAQNELSELNITSKKRQQQVTIESTSCTSPTKECLKIPVVKLYRLDTQPETWERGSMSDSDREQHHLHQELQMTDQQEGPHTRNSPTSHTALCRSKQPVVKLSRLKNTPLQDKQMRKPNSVEDSDQELQKKDQREDPCVNNSDTSHKAMCRGKQPVVKLFRCKNAQLQEEERMSKPDSDQTTHQVASCSQTPDRTHLSPVQESESTLKSGKHKDQLERDTLSACWKQPIVRLIRLNVEPRNRSEKQVMNKESSEHLGDHLQPASPQEDPSDDSDSDQFDEKDLELFSEYELERRRNIKKNEKFLKSLKLLDIASSLSRPHKSRPLGKRVKPPSDMTRRRSMRLQGIVVPSPPIVKVTTAAANPVIIRAQIPPGPIKMIPTNSADDHSWESFQKTWRSISKDTFPKPTSLTCTDLTSYKNRLKSLTMEERAFTHVVPGALSVAFHPSNTQTIVAAGGKLGHIGLWDVEKGSAGVYAFPVHSMRICSIAFSPSNANHLLSLGAEGTIQCGDFSHSVFSEVYREEDTEPSSFDFLSADGSVLLVCHNTSQLSVVDRRTRTTRCDARARLAAHYPHCVSVHPLQRHFCVVGGRGAALIYDVRKFSTEKTLPVMRLKGTKGRYIRSAYFSPGTGKCVATCSNDRHLRVYEMTNFEQNELKSLRRFSNVANFHIPLVWDPKQENCFAQSVGANSRIDIIHQDGQVVHSLSSDYVSSRMLSIAFHPTRDMLLVGSNAGKLHVWKKWED, encoded by the exons ATGTCTCATCGCAGGAAGCAACCCTTAGAGCAGTATCACAAACAGGAAGAGGCCACGGCCAAGAAGAAGCGCTCGTCCCTAGTGTCAGACTGTCTCATGAAAGCTCCGATTGTTCTGCTCAATGACTTTCAGTTGGAACTTGTCCATCAGAGTAAAAAACCGAAAGAAAAGAATCCTGGGATAGGAGAACACTCTCATCAGAAGAAACAG GGACCTAAAACAGATGGTGACTTCTCTGCACCTCCTCTTGCACAAAATGAACTTTCTGAGCTGAACATCACAAGTAAAAAGCGCCAGCAGCAGGTGACTATAGAGTCCACAAGCTGCACATCACCGACAAAGGAATGTTTAAAGATTCCTGTAGTCAAACTGTACCGCTTGGATACTCAGCCTGAAACTTGGGAACGAGGATCCATGAGTGACTCGGACAGAGAGCAACATCATCTCCACCAG GAGCTTCAGATGACAGACCAGCAGGAAGGTCCACATACGAGAAATTCACCCACATCCCATACAGCGCTCTGTAGGAGTAAGCAGCCGGTGGTTAAGTTATCCCGCTTGAAAAATACACCGCTTCAAGACAAGCAAATGAGGAAACCCAATAGTGTTGAAGATTCAGATCAG GAGCTTCAGAAGAAAGACCAGCGGGAAGACCCATGTGTGAACAATTCAGACACATCCCATAAAGCCATGTGTAGGGGGAAGCAGCCAGTGGTTAAGTTATTCCGCTGTAAAAATGCCCAGCTCCAAGAAGAAGAGCGAATGAGTAAACCCGACAGTGATCAAACTACGCATCAG GTAGCAAGCTGCAGCCAGACTCCTGACAGAACACATCTGTCTCCGGTACAAGAATCAGAGTCTACACTGAAGAGTGGTAAGCACAAAGACCAACTGGAAAGGGACACACTGTCGGCCTGCTGGAAGCAACCCATAGTTCGTCTTATTCGCTTAAATGTAGAACCCAGAAATCGATCAGAAAAGCAAGTCATGAACAAAGAGAGTTCTGAGCATCTCGGGGATCATTTACAACCTGCAAGTCCACAAGAGGACCCCTCCGATGACTCTGACAGTGACCAGTTTGATGAGAAG GATCTTGAATTGTTTTCTGAATATGAGCTTGAAAGGCGAAGGAATATAAAAAAGAATGAAAAGTTTCTAAAGTCCCTGAAGTTACTTGAT ATTGCATCAAGTCTTTCTCGCCCACATAAAAGTAGGCCGTTAGGCAAAAG AGTGAAGCCACCAAGTGACATGACTAGGCGCCGGTCCATGAGGCTGCAGGGGATCGTCGTGCCTTCACCTCCAATTGTGAAAGTTACAACAGCAGCTGCTAATCCAGTAATAATAAGA GCACAGATTCCTCCAGGTCCTATCAAGATGATTCCTACAAATTCTGCGGATGATCATTCTTGGGAATCTTTTCAGAAGACGTGGAGAAGCATCAGCAAGGACACg TTTCCTAAACCTACAAGTTTGACATGTACAGATCTGACAAG CTATAAAAACCGCCTGAAATCCTTGACAATGGAGGAAAGGGCTTTTACCCATGTAGTTCCTGGCGCTCTATCTGTAGCATTTCATCCATCAAATACACAAACCATTGTGGCAGCTGGAGGCAAACTTGGTCATATTGGGTTGTGGGATGTG gaaaaaggGTCTGCGGGAGTCTATGCATTTCCAGTGCATTCAATGAGAATCTGTTCTATTGCCTTCTCACCATCCAATGCTAATCATCTGCTGTCACTTGGTGCAGAAGGGACGATACAATGTGGAGACTTCTCTCACTCTGTCTTCTCTGAG GTGTACCGGGAGGAGGACACTGAACCCTCTTCCTTTGACTTCCTGTCAGCTGACGGCTCTGTCCTGCTAGTTTGTCACAATACTTCACAGCTCTCGGTGGTGGATCGCAGGACACGGACAACTAGGTGTGACGCTCGAGCTCGTCTAGCTGCGCATTATCCCCATTGTGTTAGTGTGCATCCTCTCCAGAGACATTTCTGTGTAGTGGGAGGAAGggg cgctgCACTAATCTATGATGTCCGTAAGTTTAGCACGGAGAAGACCCTACCAGTAATGAGATTAAAGGGGACAAAAGGAAGATATATCAGGTCTGCTTACTTCTCCCCCGGCACAGGAAAGTGTGTGGCTACCTGCTCTAATGATAGACATTTGCG GGTGTATGAAATGACAAACTTTGAGCAGAATGAGCTCAAGTCGCTCCGACGATTCAG